A window of Kocuria sp. TGY1127_2 genomic DNA:
CGAATCCCAAACTGCGATCTCTCATGAACGTCGTCGCAATCCTCGAGATTCCCCGGGAAGAGGTCCTCAAAGCGCTCTGGCCTGACGAGACCGAAGACGATCTCACCACCTAGCCACGTTACGGTCCGTCCTGCCGCCCCTGACTTAAACCGCACATGTGCGCAACAATTGATGTATGCAGAAGATGAACGTTGAATCCTTCAACTTGGACCACACCAAGGTCGCCGCGCCGTACGTGCGCATTGCTGACCGCAAAGAACTACCCGGCGGGGATACCCTCATCAAGTACGATGTCCGGTTCTCCCAGCCCAATCAGGGTCACCTCGAGATGCCGGTCGTTCATTCGATCGAGCACCTGACGGCCGAGCACATGCGCAATCACACGGAGGCCCTCATCGATTTCTCCCCGATGGGTTGCCAGACCGGGTTCTACGCCCTGACGCTCGGACTCGAACCAGATGCGTTTCTGCCGATACTGGAAGCGACGTTCCGCGACATACTCGACGCGACCGAGGTTCCCGCGGCCAACGAAACCCAGTGCGGGTGGGGTGCCAACCACACCCTGGCCGGGGCCCAGGGCGCGGTCGGAGGCTTCCTCGACCAACGTGAGGTCTGGGACGAGGTCTACGCGTGAGCCCAGCCCACAACAACCCGTGGTCGGACGACATGTGCGAAGCGGTGGCCGGCGGGATTGTCGTCCAAGTCGCCATGGACGAGGAAGCCTCCCCTTTCCTCGATTCCTGCGAGCACTTGGGTGAGCCGGTCGATTTCGGCCGAGCCCGCTACACTCCCCTGGCTCATCAGGGGCACCCGATCCTGTTGGTCCGGTCCGGCATCGGCCTCGTCAACGCGGCCA
This region includes:
- a CDS encoding S-ribosylhomocysteine lyase, whose protein sequence is MQKMNVESFNLDHTKVAAPYVRIADRKELPGGDTLIKYDVRFSQPNQGHLEMPVVHSIEHLTAEHMRNHTEALIDFSPMGCQTGFYALTLGLEPDAFLPILEATFRDILDATEVPAANETQCGWGANHTLAGAQGAVGGFLDQREVWDEVYA